The Candidatus Neomarinimicrobiota bacterium genomic sequence CACCGGCGGGGAACGCGCCTGCCGTGCTTGAGTACGACAATGTATGGCCCTCTTCATCGGACAGCACCACATCCACCAGGTCCAGGGCAATCAGGCCGTCGGGCGCGTCAGGGGCCAGCCGGTAGAGGATGGTAGCTACAGGTCCAATTCCGGGCATGATCGGGGTGTTGGAAAACGAAGAGCCGATCAGCCGCACCCTGCCGGGCCCTGCGTCCATGCGAGTCACGCGTCCGTCAGGGGGTAGACGAGGGCCAGCTCGTACGCTCAACACCTGCAGCGCATCACTGGCGGCTCGAAGCTCCAGCTGGAACGCCACCACCGCCAACGGATTGTCCAGAAAGATGGTCACCGTACCCGTGTCACCGGGCAGCGTCGGAGCCCCGGTTCCCACCCGCAATCGGGCAACCTGTCGTATGACATCGACAGAGCCGTTTAGCACGCGAGTATGAAAGGGATTACCCTGGAGATCTGAGATGACAACATTCTCAGCCATCAGCAGTACGGTGGCCGGCTCAGTAGTGTTGGCAGTCAGCACCAGTCTGAAGGCCTCTCCTTCGCCGGGCCGCATGGTCGTGAGACGTGGGGAAAGGGCCACCACCGATAGAACCCCCCCGGTCGTGTCCAGATTCATGGCGGCGACCCAATCGGGCGGGCTGTGCGGGCCAAGCACCAGCCTGAGCGCGCCGAGGCTGTGGGGCGGTTCGATACGCAGCTCGAAGCGCACTCCCGCCACCGGCTGATCGTTCGTTATTCCGACAGGGATTACCGCCTGCCCCCCCGCAAAGGCAGAAACCCGACCCAAAGAAAATGTCACCCAGCTTGCTGGTGTCGCCGTGGCCCTGTTGGATGGGCCCGACTCCAAGCTGTCGGCATACTGGGCGGTGACTGTGTAGGTGTAGTCCAGCCCGCTTATCAAACCTGTATCCGCGTACGCCAGGACATTGGGCGGGACGGTAGCAAGGAGTGGCACCTGGTCAAGCATGAGCGTATCCCCGAGAGCCCGGTAAATACGGTAGCCGGTGAGGGCTAGCGGCCCACTGGCAGAGCCACCCGCAGTAAACTGGGGCCGTGCGCGCGCGGAATGTGGTGGAGGCGACCAGCGCAGGGGGACGGTGGCGTCCAGACCGGAATCGGCTACCAGAGCGCGCGGGGGGGCCAGAAAACCTGGGTAGACCGACACTTGCCCGGAAATCGTGTCGTCGAGTCTGCGTTGCCGGGTGGATCCCTCCATGACCCGCACGTCCCGGGCGCGCACTTCCAGGGTCTGCCGGAAAACGCCCAGTGCAACGGAAAAAGTTAGGTACAGGATGTCGCCGTCGCCCGGCTGCAGCCCTTTCCCGGAGGCGGCATAAAGCCACACCCAAGCGCCACTGTCGTCCCGCGCCCACTCCAGCTGCAGGCGTGCGGCTCGTTTCGCAATGATCACATCGATGAGATCAACCGCTGCCGTGTCCCACGACAGACTGAACTGGATTCCTTCGACCGGCGCCTCGTTCGACAGGGCTACCGGCAGCCGCACCCGGTCACCCTGGTCGGCCTCCACGGCTCCAACCTTGAGGGTCACTGGCGATCCAAATGAGAGTGATCCGTTTGCGGTAACCACCGGCAATTCGCTTCCCACCGGGTCTGAGACGACGGCGGCGTCCACCAGCAGTAGCAGCCTTGCAGGAATGGCGCCCTCAGGGGGGAGTACCAACACCAGTTCCAGCACCGGACCATCCCCCATGGCTATGTTCTCTCCACCGGGATCAAAGAGCAGAATGCGGGTGACCGCCCTCTGCGGAATGGTGGTAAGGTCAAACTGCCAGCCTTGGGTACGGGAGGTCGTGCGGACCGTTGCGAGAAATTCGAGGGCCGCCCCCAGCCGCAAATCCAGCTGCAAACCACCAATTTCGTCACCCCTGTTACTGAGCGTGACCGGCACCACCACCGTATCAACCGTGGCCGCCAACGACAGATTTGGCAGCGACAGGGTGATGTGGTGATTACTGGTGGATTGGGCCGCAGCGGCAGAGAAGGCCAGACAGCAGGCCAGCAGAACTTTCCCGGCCTTGCCCGCCCGGTCAGAGGGCGTGGGGAAAGGTCCGTCGGTGGACGCTAGGCGCCTCATGGTGGGATACCGGTAAGCTGCACAGGTGAACGGGATGAATTGGGAATGGCACTCTAGCAGCCGGGGGGGACTGGAGTGCCAGGGGTAGTCGGGCCCGCTACGACAGGGCCTCCAGAGCCGCTGCCACATCGGCCTTCAGATCGACCAGGTCCTCAATCCCCACAGACAACCGGACGAGGCCATCAGTGAGGCCAATAGCCTCGCGCCGCTCGCGGGGCACAGCTGCATGGGTCATGATGGCCGGGTGCTCCACCAGGCTCTCCACCCCACCCAGGCTCTCGGCCAGGATGAAGACTTCCAAAGCGGCGATGAATGCCCGGGCGCGGTCCAGCGAGCCCACTTCCAAGCTGATCATGCCCCCAAATATGGGTTCACCCTCGGGCGTACGTTGCTGTTGGACCGCCAATTCGTGCTGGGGGTGGCTGGACAATCCAGGGTAATAGACCCGTTCCACACCGGGCTGACCCTCCAGGTAGCGGGCCAGCTCCAGGGCGTTGTGGCAGTGTCGCTCCATGCGCAGGGCCAGGGTTTTCAGTGAACGTGAGGTGAGCCAGCAGTCCATGGGCGAGGGTACTGCTCCGAGGGACTTCTGTATGAAATAAAAATCTTCTGCGAGCTCATCGTCGCTGGTAATCAGGGCGCCCAGGAGTACGTCGCTGTGGCCGGCCAGATACTTGGTGACGCTCTGGACCACCACGTGCGCCCCCAGCTCCATTGGCCGCTGGCAATATGGGCTCATAAAGGTGTTGTCCACCACGCAGAGCAGCCCCCGGTCCCGTGCCAGCTGGGCAGATTTTTCGATGTCAGTAAGGGTGATCATGGGGTTGGTGGGCGATTCAATGAGGATGGCTTTGGTGGCCGGGGTAATGGCCGCCGCAATGGTGTCGATGGAGCGGGTATCCACCCAGTCGCACTTGATATCACTGCGGTTGAACACCTGGCTGAGGGCCCGGTAAGTGCCGCCATAGACGCTATCGCCCACCACGAAATGATCGCCGGCCCCGAAGTGGGCCACCAGACAGGAGATGGCCGACATACCCGAGGCAAATGCGATGCCGTAGCTGCCCCCTTCCAGGGAAGCGATATTCTGCTCCAAATTGCTGCGCGTGGGATTTTGGGCCCGGCTGTACACAAAACCGGTGTGCACACCAATGTCTTCCTGGGCAAATGTGGTGGTCTGATGGATGGGCGGCACGACCGACCCCGTGGTAGGGTCAGGTTGCTGCCCCACGTGAATGGCCCGGGTGGCGAAGCGTCCGTCTAGCTGCCGTGACATTTCTTGTACTTTTTTCCGCTGCCGCAGGGGCAGGGATCGTTGCGGCCTACCTTGTCCAATGCACGAATGGGCTTCCGCTGAGCCGGGGGGAGCTGAACCCGCGGGCCCTCCGTGCCGTCGGCTGCCAGTTGGTCGCCGGAGCCCGGCGCGGGGACCGGAGCGGCAGACCCGGCAAAACCCATATTTACCGCTTCAGCGTGGGATGTCTGTAGCTGCCGGCCGACCCGCTGTAGGGTGGGGCGTTGCTCTTCCAGCCCGGAGATTCGCACCTGGAATAGTCGCCGGAGGGTGGTGCGGTTAATATCGTCCAGCATTTCCACGAACATCTCGAACGCCTCTGACTTGTATTCCAGAAGCGGATTTTTCTGCCCGTAGGCCCGCAGGTTAATGCCCTCCCGTAACTGGTCCATGCTGTAGAGGTGCTGCTGCCACTTCTCATCGATGGTGCGGATAAAGACATACCGCTCCAGCGACGCAAAGGCCTGCGGCTCAGCCAGCGAGCGCTTCATGGTATACTGCGCCACCGCCTGTTCCCGGAAGATTTGCTGGACATCATCCGGCTCGCCGTTGTCCTGCCCATTGAGCTGAAAATCCAGCAGCAGGGCATTGCCCGCCTCATGGCGGAAGGCTTCTACATCCAGCGCCCCATCCACCATGACGTTATCGGACTGCAGCAGGCTGGTCCCCAGCTCGCCGATCATTTTCTCAACTTCGGGGAGCAGATCGTCACCCCGGAGCGCATAGTTTCGCCGGTCGTAGATGATCTCCCGCTGATTGTTCATCACGTCGTCATATTCCAGCAGGTGCTTGCGAATGCCGAAATTGCGCGTCTCCACCCGTTTCTGCGCTCGCTCAATGGATTTGGTCACAATCCGGTGGGTAATTACCTCACCCTCGGGTAGACCCAAACGGTCCATGGCGCGTGCAATGCGCTCGGGACTGAACAACCGCATGAGGTCGTCCTCGAGACACAGGAAGAATACGGAACTGCCGGGATCGCCCTGGCGGCCGGAACGTCCCCGCAACTGCAGGTCGATGCGGCGGCTCTCGTGTCGCTCGGTGCCCAGAATATGAAGTCCGCCCAACTCCGTGACGCCCGGCCCCAGTTTGATATCGGTTCCGCGACCGGCCATATTCGTGGCGATGGTCACGGCTCCAGCCTGGCCCGCACGGGTGATGATTTCGGCTTCCTGTTGATGTTGCTTGGCGTTGAGCACGTTGTGGGGGATGCCCCTTCGCCTGAGCATGCGGCTGATCGTTTCCGACACCTCCACCGTGATCGTCCCTACCAGAATGGGCTGTCCGGCCTTGTGCCGTGACTCAATCTCGTCTAGAATGGCGCGATATTTTTCCCGTTTGGTCTTGTAGATAAGGTCCTCGTCATCCACCCGTATGACCGCCTCGTGGGTAGGGATAGACGTCACCTCCAGCTTGTAGATTTGAGCGAACTCCTGGGCTTCGGTGGCGGCTGTGCCGGTCATGCCGGCCAGCTTGTCATACATGCGGAAATAGTTCTGGATGGTGATGGTGGCCACGGTCTGGGTCTCTTTTTCGATAACCACCCCTTCTTTGGCCTCCAACGCCTGGTGCAGCCCATCGCTATAGCGGCGGCCCGGGAGTATCCGTCCCGTGAACTCGTCAACGATGAGCACCTTTCCGTCCTGGACAACGTACTCCACGTCTTTTTCGTACAACGCAAAGGCCCGCAGCATCTGGCTGATGTGGTGGATCGTATTGCTCCGCTCACTGTGGAGTTCCTGCGCCTCTCCCTTCAGCCGCAGCTGCTCCTCCGGGCTGAGACTGGCATCGTTTTGAATGGTGTGAAATGCCTCGCCCAAATCAGGGATAACGAACGCCTCCGGGTCGTTGGGAGAAATGTGCGTGCGGCCCATATCAGTAAGGTCGATGATATGGCTCTTCTCATCGACAAAAAAGTAGAGCTCCTCATCCAGTTCGTTCAGTTTCTTGTCGCGCAAGTAATCGTTTTCTACCGACCGCACCGCAGTCTGCACACCGGTTTCCTGAAACATCTTCATCAGTTTGCGGTTCTTGGGCATTCCGCGGCTGGCAACGAGCAGTTTGGTTGCGGCGGCATACTCTTCTTTTTCCCAAAGATCCTCTGCTTCGGCAACCATGGAGTTGACCAGATTAGTCTGGCTACGTACCAACTGGGCGACCTGTGGCTTGACATCCGTGTAGTGTGAATCGGTGGGATTATCCACCTGGCCCGATATGATCAGTGGGGTCCGGGCCTCATCGATCAGCACCGAATCCACCTCATCAACGATGGCATAAGCGTGATCCCGCTCCACCTGGCCCTCAGGGCTAACGGCCATATTGTCACGCAGGTAATCAAAGCCGAACTCATTATTGGTGCCGTAGGTGATATCGCAGGCATAGACCTTGCGGCGTTCCTCGGGACTCATCTGGTTGAGGATGCACCCTACCGATATGCCCAGCAGCTCATAGATTTGGCCCATCCACTGACTGTCCCGCTGAGCGAGGTAGTCGTTCACCGTGATCAGGTGCACGCCGCGACCGGTAAGCGCGTTCAGCACCATGGGCATGGTGGCTGCCAGCGTCTTGCCTTCGCCGGTCTTCATTTCCGCAATGCGGCCCTTGTGCAGGACAATGGCTCCATACAGTTGCACGTCGAAGGGGATCATGTTCCAGACCAGG encodes the following:
- a CDS encoding T9SS type A sorting domain-containing protein, which encodes MRRLASTDGPFPTPSDRAGKAGKVLLACCLAFSAAAAQSTSNHHITLSLPNLSLAATVDTVVVPVTLSNRGDEIGGLQLDLRLGAALEFLATVRTTSRTQGWQFDLTTIPQRAVTRILLFDPGGENIAMGDGPVLELVLVLPPEGAIPARLLLLVDAAVVSDPVGSELPVVTANGSLSFGSPVTLKVGAVEADQGDRVRLPVALSNEAPVEGIQFSLSWDTAAVDLIDVIIAKRAARLQLEWARDDSGAWVWLYAASGKGLQPGDGDILYLTFSVALGVFRQTLEVRARDVRVMEGSTRQRRLDDTISGQVSVYPGFLAPPRALVADSGLDATVPLRWSPPPHSARARPQFTAGGSASGPLALTGYRIYRALGDTLMLDQVPLLATVPPNVLAYADTGLISGLDYTYTVTAQYADSLESGPSNRATATPASWVTFSLGRVSAFAGGQAVIPVGITNDQPVAGVRFELRIEPPHSLGALRLVLGPHSPPDWVAAMNLDTTGGVLSVVALSPRLTTMRPGEGEAFRLVLTANTTEPATVLLMAENVVISDLQGNPFHTRVLNGSVDVIRQVARLRVGTGAPTLPGDTGTVTIFLDNPLAVVAFQLELRAASDALQVLSVRAGPRLPPDGRVTRMDAGPGRVRLIGSSFSNTPIMPGIGPVATILYRLAPDAPDGLIALDLVDVVLSDEEGHTLSYSSTAGAFPAGAIRAVFAPGSGQAAPGQTVTLPVGLTNSVELCSFSATLHFDVRYLSLLSLDRAGRLADGSKLAIERLAPGRVLMGYEASAGEEVPAGTGALIEAVFVIDPGAPVDTLLAISLHNVSAEGCQDLVVFAMGQRGAVYVGRPPPGPIHFRVQLTPTGVTHFIKVQAATLGGAYLRPGDELAVIDASNPSGQGKGFMGRIVGAGLIQADGSTAITAIMGFTPEPGAAPLPGAGAGAPIYFQAWNRSEQMEGQPTTDARFVLGAGMWGENNGLTIVDLVRVPAKASPPPKLQLHRFHVEPSTPNPFDSTTTIKFGLAEEAEVRVAIYDLLGRQVVTLHDGKTPPGLHQVVWNGSNTVGAPVSSGMYFYQVRTPDQTITRKLLLMR
- a CDS encoding PLP-dependent transferase encodes the protein MSRQLDGRFATRAIHVGQQPDPTTGSVVPPIHQTTTFAQEDIGVHTGFVYSRAQNPTRSNLEQNIASLEGGSYGIAFASGMSAISCLVAHFGAGDHFVVGDSVYGGTYRALSQVFNRSDIKCDWVDTRSIDTIAAAITPATKAILIESPTNPMITLTDIEKSAQLARDRGLLCVVDNTFMSPYCQRPMELGAHVVVQSVTKYLAGHSDVLLGALITSDDELAEDFYFIQKSLGAVPSPMDCWLTSRSLKTLALRMERHCHNALELARYLEGQPGVERVYYPGLSSHPQHELAVQQQRTPEGEPIFGGMISLEVGSLDRARAFIAALEVFILAESLGGVESLVEHPAIMTHAAVPRERREAIGLTDGLVRLSVGIEDLVDLKADVAAALEALS
- the secA gene encoding preprotein translocase subunit SecA, whose translation is MNILKKLIGGSKSDREIRGFRPLVDEINRIYGTLENKPLEYLVSRLDEIRQEVKAARELAKQESADSLDDEEIYQAEQGALDDRLPEVFAIVKDACRRLVDKEFKVLGQSLVWNMIPFDVQLYGAIVLHKGRIAEMKTGEGKTLAATMPMVLNALTGRGVHLITVNDYLAQRDSQWMGQIYELLGISVGCILNQMSPEERRKVYACDITYGTNNEFGFDYLRDNMAVSPEGQVERDHAYAIVDEVDSVLIDEARTPLIISGQVDNPTDSHYTDVKPQVAQLVRSQTNLVNSMVAEAEDLWEKEEYAAATKLLVASRGMPKNRKLMKMFQETGVQTAVRSVENDYLRDKKLNELDEELYFFVDEKSHIIDLTDMGRTHISPNDPEAFVIPDLGEAFHTIQNDASLSPEEQLRLKGEAQELHSERSNTIHHISQMLRAFALYEKDVEYVVQDGKVLIVDEFTGRILPGRRYSDGLHQALEAKEGVVIEKETQTVATITIQNYFRMYDKLAGMTGTAATEAQEFAQIYKLEVTSIPTHEAVIRVDDEDLIYKTKREKYRAILDEIESRHKAGQPILVGTITVEVSETISRMLRRRGIPHNVLNAKQHQQEAEIITRAGQAGAVTIATNMAGRGTDIKLGPGVTELGGLHILGTERHESRRIDLQLRGRSGRQGDPGSSVFFLCLEDDLMRLFSPERIARAMDRLGLPEGEVITHRIVTKSIERAQKRVETRNFGIRKHLLEYDDVMNNQREIIYDRRNYALRGDDLLPEVEKMIGELGTSLLQSDNVMVDGALDVEAFRHEAGNALLLDFQLNGQDNGEPDDVQQIFREQAVAQYTMKRSLAEPQAFASLERYVFIRTIDEKWQQHLYSMDQLREGINLRAYGQKNPLLEYKSEAFEMFVEMLDDINRTTLRRLFQVRISGLEEQRPTLQRVGRQLQTSHAEAVNMGFAGSAAPVPAPGSGDQLAADGTEGPRVQLPPAQRKPIRALDKVGRNDPCPCGSGKKYKKCHGS